The Deltaproteobacteria bacterium genome contains a region encoding:
- a CDS encoding TolC family protein, whose amino-acid sequence MRRGVCMQWLWSDHTGRGKLALIVLVFFFFSGGKSSAAEEEGETTSLKLTLVECIKRAIENHPSVQEVKWEVALRESDLQQAKAGAYPTGEFTSVFGAVNDAKGSVAGNRPIRTGSIDEIGPFVRFEGQFVYPLYTWGKITNGITAATKGVEQEFANVAQKKTEAAREVKEFYYTLQYTQQVKSLLGDVRDGFQKAVTTADERLKSSKGSISQLDVLNLKIGYAGVAKEVGKLDNGIELTKAALLRVMGLPQTAQFTPAESALTPQPAQLKDFDYYVQRLFKNRPEWNRLLLGIQAKEAELALTKSDYFPTFFLAVPIRYGYAPGRSRQTNPFIFDNFNFAFAGPVLGLRWNFDINGTAAKVARSEAELMKLQTQRKTAENSFPVEVKEAYLNVQEAKERVKITDDGRKAGRALVALSTANFELGIGEPQDIFLGLGNYTRAANDYYEAVRDYNIALAKLSLVVGEEVSDLQY is encoded by the coding sequence GGTGTCTGTATGCAATGGCTATGGAGCGATCACACAGGGAGGGGCAAACTAGCCCTCATAGTTCTTGTGTTCTTCTTTTTCTCAGGTGGCAAAAGCTCCGCCGCTGAAGAAGAAGGAGAGACCACGTCTCTGAAGCTCACCTTGGTTGAGTGCATCAAACGAGCGATTGAGAACCATCCCTCCGTTCAAGAAGTGAAGTGGGAGGTTGCCCTGCGCGAGAGCGATTTGCAACAGGCAAAGGCTGGCGCCTATCCTACAGGTGAATTCACCAGCGTCTTTGGTGCTGTCAACGACGCCAAAGGAAGCGTTGCAGGGAATAGGCCGATCCGTACTGGCAGCATTGATGAAATCGGACCGTTCGTCCGCTTTGAAGGGCAATTTGTGTATCCCTTATACACGTGGGGAAAAATTACCAACGGCATCACCGCTGCGACCAAAGGCGTCGAACAAGAATTTGCCAACGTTGCCCAGAAAAAAACGGAAGCCGCGCGCGAGGTCAAAGAGTTTTACTACACCTTGCAATATACCCAACAGGTAAAATCCCTCCTTGGTGATGTTCGTGACGGCTTTCAGAAAGCGGTTACCACAGCCGATGAACGGCTGAAAAGCAGCAAAGGCTCAATCTCCCAGCTAGATGTCTTGAACCTTAAAATTGGCTATGCCGGAGTCGCGAAGGAAGTCGGAAAACTCGATAACGGAATCGAACTCACTAAAGCAGCCTTGTTGCGCGTCATGGGACTGCCGCAAACTGCGCAGTTCACTCCTGCCGAATCGGCACTCACTCCGCAACCCGCTCAACTCAAGGATTTTGACTATTACGTGCAGCGCCTCTTTAAGAACCGACCGGAATGGAATCGCTTGCTCCTCGGCATTCAAGCAAAAGAAGCGGAACTCGCATTGACCAAGAGTGATTACTTTCCCACTTTCTTCCTGGCAGTCCCGATTCGCTACGGCTACGCGCCTGGACGTTCCCGTCAAACCAACCCGTTCATCTTTGATAACTTCAATTTTGCATTTGCCGGACCAGTGCTTGGTCTGCGGTGGAATTTTGACATTAACGGCACGGCAGCCAAAGTCGCACGTAGTGAAGCAGAACTCATGAAACTGCAAACACAGAGAAAAACTGCCGAAAACAGTTTTCCGGTTGAAGTCAAAGAAGCCTACCTCAACGTTCAAGAGGCAAAGGAACGGGTGAAAATTACGGATGACGGTCGCAAAGCAGGGCGAGCACTCGTTGCACTTTCAACCGCCAATTTTGAGCTGGGTATTGGCGAGCCCCAAGATATCTTTCTTGGGCTGGGAAATTATACGCGTGCTGCGAACGACTATTACGAAGCCGTGAGAGACTATAATATCGCCTTGGCGAAACTGAGCCTGGTTGTTGGCGAAGAGGTCTCAGACCTGCAATACT